Genomic segment of Strix uralensis isolate ZFMK-TIS-50842 chromosome 14, bStrUra1, whole genome shotgun sequence:
GGGAAGTGAGGGTACAGCACAAGAGCTGGAGAACTAGATTTATGAGGAGAGGTTGAAGCTAGGCTTGTTCATTCTGCCTGAAAGGTGGTTAAGCAGGATGATCTGATAGCAACAGAAGAGTTAGTGTGGTAGCCAACCACCTCTCGGTAGCACCAGATGACAGAACAAAGGACAAGGACAACAGAGCACAGCTTGGGAGGCTTTGCAAGAAGTTTCACAGGGAGAGTAGGTAGCACTAGCACAGGCTACCAGAGAGATGGCTGGATTTCCAGTATTGTTAGACAGAGACACAGGTGACTTGATGCAGTGTTGACAATGGTCCCAACTCCaagctaatttaaaataaagatatcaTATGAATACAAATATGGTTTAAGCCtccatttcattatttttggaggaaagaaaaagggagtgaATCTAGGTTCATATATGACAAATTCATTTTACCACACAAAACTTGATGGCTGCACTACTGTGCAATACACAGAAGTAGCACCCACAGATGCCATAGTTTTTCAGATGCTCTGACCCAGGCTTCCTCTTCAGTTTCAAGAATGCTCTGTTCAAGTGAATTACATAGACTTTCAGATTAATTTCCTCAGCTAATACTCTGAGGTAGATGCCTAATTTGTGCAATGTAAAGTTACACTCTCCTTGGCTCTTTCTCTTCAGTGGCAGCCTGCCCTCTGTATTAACGTACAACTTCCTTGAaacaagaagagtgttgatgttATACAGCAAATACAAAATTAGCTCTGCATTTGCTGACTACTCCCAAGAGATCTCTTGTTCCTTACTTCTGCCTAAGTACTCAAAAGTCAGTTCCTGAAACTCTCCTCCTTTCAAGTTATTTTCCCTAGGTAAGGCTCTAGCAAACAGTAACTTGTGTGATTATTATTGCTATTACAGTCTCTTATTTTGTTTAATTAGTAACTATTTTAAATTACATGGCTGAAATGCAGCTTAGATAGATGCCATTCAGCAATAAAGGCTTGTTCTTTGAAAAGCTAGAAATAGGGGCATTTTCAGCAGGACTATAACTCATATGGTGAAGAATGTCACACTGTTTCTATAGTTCATTGAGGATATTAGGAGTAACCTTGTTTCTATCTAAAGGAGAATTTTAGTTGCAAATGACTTTCCAGCATCCCAGCAGTGGATTTTCATGGGGACTGGCAGAAAGCAAAGTGATTCCTATTGTTCCTTCACTCCAGTGACTGAAGGATTTCCCAAGCAACGCCACAATGCGAAGGTGGCAGTACCTTACACACCCCTCGTTTGTGCAAACGGGGGTAATCAGAAGATTTGTGCTGCATGTCCTTGGTGTAGCCAAGTTCATGCCAGGTACAGCAACACAGTTGAAGCACTGGGCAGAACCTGGTACCACCCGAGCCCTAACACAGTCCACCCACCTCACAACAGCAGTTTCCAGCACAGACGTGACCAGAATCAGAGGTCCCTAACTCATAACTGTTCAGTCATTGTCTATCACTCACATTCATCTTCCatgtttttaaagaggaagagGCTGATGATCACTTGATATAACTATATTCATGAGTCTTTCTTTACCTTTGATGAGCTACCCTCTCAATAACTGCCCAGGAgttttaacaaggaaaaaaaccaaaccaaatccaCACATCCAAAAAGACTTCAGGCTGTCTGACAAAAGAAAGTACTTTGACTTTCTCACTggatactttaaaatgtttatgaacaagcccaacagcaggtttttaagTTTTCCTCAATCACATCTCACATTGCAGAGCACAGCTCACAGTTCTGCTCTCCTCAGATTTCCCTGAAGCCTTACTACACCTTCACGCATACTTGCTCCTTCCCCAGTTTCTGTAACAtcagcacatacacacacaagtgGTGAGTTTACAGTGCCCCCAGACGTTACTAATAAAATTAGCATCAAGTAGAGGCCTAGgtgcctctctccctcccttctggTGATGGCTCATTTAAGAATGTTCTTTTATTGGAGGTCACAGTAATAAATGATGATCTTCTGCTAAAGACTTGTTGCAGTTAGCATGAAGTTTCCTGTCTGAAACCATATAAAATACCTAACTGAAGGGTAGATGTACTAATTACCAAGAAAGCACAGTAGAATCAAAAATCCcaacttttatttatatatagaaCTTGACAGCATGGAGCTTTATAtcttactgaattttaaaaaggttCAGGCAGGTTCCCATACCAATGTTTTGATGCACCTATCACAGAAACCACTTCAGACACTCTCACTGTCCTACCAGTGAAGAGCAGGGATCAGGCAGGGATCAAGCCAGTCCAAGCCCCTTGTCTCACCAATTCTCCCACTGTTGTACAGTTACAGACACGGCTGTCGAGCTTCTTTTGCCAACACCATAAGGATCCACTATGGGTTACACACCTTTAAGGGAGCGGAAAAGTGTACTAAGGAATAAGAGGAATGCTGAAAAGCATGTCAAAAAAAGAGCCTTCCCACTTACggctttaagaaagaaaacaagaatgacATGCAACAATCTTgctttttgactgaaaaattttaaaagcccagGTCTGTCTGTTTAAAGAGTGTCAGGGCCACCTGCTGCATCATAAAGAAGCTGGAAAAGACATCAGGCACATTCTCACTTCTCTCCACACCTGCAGATTCATAACTAGAGCAATGATATCTATAAGGATACAGCCTTGTCTGGAGGTCCTGAAGGCATCTGATGCAAAATCTACACCACAGAGGAGAAACAGGTACTGGAATAAAATATCTAGAAGCCAGGTTTTATATGCTTACATGACAAGTGATTAAGCTTGGATTATCTTGCGATTCCTTAAGTCTTCTCCCAGATCACTGACCCCCAGAAAGATTAAGTCATTCAAGTTTGCTATAACTTGTAAGAGATTCAGTACGACAAAAAAAGAGTTTAATGGCAGCTGGCAGAGCAAAGCACAGCTGTTTATCATAGCACACCAGAAACAGTTCTTCAAACACGTCAGGGACTATAGAGTTTTACCAGGAACACACCTTTCAGACACAAGTTACTAAATCGTGGCTTTAAAGCAAGTAATGCCTCTGTAAGTGCACTGCAGAAAAACAGACTGCAAGTAAGCACCCATTAATGGTATTGAGCTATGCATATACTCATGTAACTTCACAATCCCCTAACACTCACTAACATCATGAGACCTTTTCTTTGGTAgccaaaagaaaaagctgtatgCCACCTTCATTAAGACAAGAAAGATAATTTGTTTCCTTATAGGAACTGTCCCTTTGCCATCATTCAAGTACTGATCAAAAGTAAACACATGAAAGAAAGGCTACTACTAGCTGGTGTGGTAAAAACACCCAAATGAGGTAAGCAATCTATCTCCCATTCTAATGTTCccagaatgaaaaagaaagttgTAAATATCAGACATTTGCATAAACAACCAACTACTCATTCTCTTTTTATGCTGATCTTTGGACATATGAGTTGAAAATCTGACTAGGTGAAATGAGATTCCCCCTATTGACCTCAgtctttttctcttcaaagaagTCATGATAAAAATGGGATCGTTTTCGGAGAACTGAAAGCCTGATTTGTATATGCAACAAGCCATTCAATATTAAACCCACAGAGCATTTTACTCGCCTCAAGATTacaaaagcaatttctttccaGACAGTACAGAATAATTAGTTCACTCTTCACCAAGACAAGCTTTTCTCCATATTGTGCCTGTTACCCATACTGAGTTTCCACAGAGAACAGCCTGAACTCCATGCACATATCAGACTATTAATGTCATGGTCAGAATCAAGAACAGAGTTCCAAGATGCCGTAAGTTTTCACTGCCACCCTCTGACAAACTAAACATTGCCACCTACTGACTCTGTCAAAACTtgaactttaaattatttttttcattccccACTCCCAGACACAGTGCCCAAGATGTACAACAGAGGCTGTAAGGAAAGAGCATTACAGCCTAGATAAAGAAACGATAAATTGGTGCCTGATAACCTCAACtattattgttgggttttttccactgTTATAGCTACTTTAAGATGTCAAATTTTAGTCCAAGTCTTGATCTTGCAATGTGACTGTCAAGCATGTATTTTTACAATAAAAGACCCAACCATACATAACAGACAGCTGTGTGAATTTGAGGGCAACCACAGTTCCTTACAAGCTTTATAATGGCAGCGTATGTTCTAGATTTGATAGTCCAGAGCTTGAATGATGTGGTCCAAGTAACTCAGAAAGAGTAACatcttttgctgcttttccaagaTTTTTCCATACCTAGGGcttgacaaataagaaaaacctACGATCATTCTTGCATcatccagctccagcagcaccaaAGATATaactaaaacattattttaattattcttttacatAATTACATTGTCAAACAAGAAACATCTATGTAGTCACAAAAGTTTGTCACAGTGTATTAACAAGGGTTCTACTTCGCAGCTGCTGCACGTATTCTTTTGCTTGGTCAAAACCAGTCCTTGGtggctctggaggaggaggaggaccttCCACCAACTTCACAAAGTAATGGCACCTGACGATTTTCATGATGCCAAACATGCCTTTGCCATGGTAACGAATCCGCTTCTCATAGCGGCCTCTGCCCGTCACTGACTCAGCTGAAGGAAAAAGGTAGGGAGGGGAGAGAAGACTATTCAGTCAAGAATAAACCACTACACATCTGCAACTGAAACACTGTCTTGCCAGTGTATTTTTCATGACTGCATATGAAGAGTTAATTCTACTTGGGattctctccatctttcttctaTTACATTTAGCAGATTACTGCTGTAGAGGAACCTGTGAGTTGAATTAACACTCTTCAGGAACACCAAAAAGGTGCATTTAGAAAGCATGCACGCAAAGATAAATATGTAGTAAAGGACAAATCCAAAGGAAGCTACACTGAGCACTTACTGGATTATATAGCTCTTCTGAAGGTGGTATTAATTCCACTGCTTTTCAGCAGTTTGTCTCATGAATTCCTGTAGGAGTCTTACAGacttcattttcctcctttctccctttaTTGTACTCATCATAGGTATTTTCATTATCTACACATCCAGTCCTGCACTAGCAGATAAACCTTCTTATGGCAGAGGCCTGGAAGGCTCCAAAGAATTCTAATCAAATCTGCTCTACAATCCAGGTTACTTTAAGCTTATGAGGTCAGCTTAATAAAAGTTATACCATATTTGGCAAAACGGGAATTTTTTCTTTGGGCCTAAAACCAACTATAAGTAAATATTTCTCTAACATTTTTCTAGGCAAAAAAGTGCTGTGGTTATTACAATCTTATTCTGTAATCATCTATAACAAAGCCTTTTTGTTAAGAAGTTTActgtaaatattaatttacttttaCACTGTTTCTTACAGAAGTTTAGAttccaaaaaaaaatcaaagctagtagTACTAGTCACGGAGAAAGCTTCCAGCATCTGTGTTCAGTGGCAATATTAAAAAGCAGTAACAATTTGCTTCTTGTGTCTAGTCTTTCATAATCATGTCAAGCATCTTCCTCTTCAGGACTTTCCATTCAAATAGGGAGCAGAAATTCCACTTTCAGATGAAAGCATCTTAAAAACAATGCATGTAGCAGATGCCAGAAGAACATTAGTCAGACACCAATGATAACAAACTGATGGTTGAAGGCTCAACAACCACACTAACTTCAGTTGTGCTGCAAGTCGGAAGCGTGTGCCTTTCATGTTTCAGTAAAGATAAACTCACTAGAAACTATCCTCTATCCATTTCTGCTGACCTGAAGCAACAAAACCTTATTAAGGATAAAACTTTTTTGCAGGATAGGATGACATTTTTCTGCACTAAGAAAAAAGAATGTACCTATATGTAAATTTGATTTGAATTCCACGTTGTGATTTCGTACTGCCATTTCCTGTGCTTCTAACAGAACctgtaacaaaaggaaaagaaattcctACTCAGTATTTCCATTTAAGCAGTGCTATGTCTTATCTCTAGAGAACACAGAAGAAATTGCAAGTGTTACTTAGTTACAGAAAAAGTATTCTATAGAGATCAAAATTATGTAAAAGATGTTTGTCTTTTAACAAGTATGTTCTTTGCATACAGACTGaaaagctttatttcattttttggaaTGGAGTGGAAAAGATGGTTCCCACCAGCATTTGTCAGCCTTCCATCCATGGACTTTTGTCTAAATAGACACCAGAGTTGAAACCAGTTCTAAGGTGGGCAAAATTAACTTAGGCTATTCAATATTTACAGTTAATACAGGATACTTCTTTGTCATTATTATGCCAGAAATCAATGCTCTGGCCAAGAAAATGAGTAATGTGAGACTCCTAACAACGACAGTGTATGGAAAACTTTCATGCCTTTACAGAACTCAGTCCTTTCCCTGACGATACCCTTCATCTCTTACAATGTTAAGAACCAAAGCACATAGATGTAGCAGCTGTTAGTGACAAGGATTCTGCATTATTTATCACAGACTTAACACCAAGCATTGTTAGACAGGGGACGCACATTTAACTTGTAATGATAATAAATTACAACAGCCAGCACAAGTGACCTCTGCATACTCATAAGTCACCACATTACATGACTGCTACAAAAATATGTTGTTTGAATGTGCTCCCAACAGGCTCAATAGAAacatggaaaacacagaaatagaaacatcCCCAAACTTCTGGTGATAGGTAttgattttaaagttttcttgcAACTAGGAGTGTTAAAGAATACTACTACATACCTCTTTGATCACCTTTGCTCCCTTTTTATCACTAAATTCCAACTGAGCAAGAGCCTGATCAATGGACATTCCTTTTATCTGCAATCAAAGTGTTCAAGTTAACTTCTGCAATTACAAATATGTCTCTTCTCTTATTCAGAAGccaatatttaaattattttgccattATGCATAGCAAATCAAAAGACTTTAGTTTCCTTAATTACATTTCTTCAATGTAGTATCTTACATATAGAACTTCTGAGCTAAATATTGAATAAATCTTGATAAAACATTCAATACAATCATTAATATTGAATTATTATTAATACAATTATTACAGCGCATTACTATCCTTCAAACTTCCCCTTGCCATCTACTACTAGACAGAAACCAACACGAAAATTCTTCCACAGTGCATAATCTTCATGTGATCCTGGGTACACATTTAAGAGCATACTAGGATAAAAGTAGCTAAACCAAACTACAAACAACTGCTCGCCTGCACAgatgcatgcttttccccaggaCTCTATTATGCTGATTAGACTGTGATTG
This window contains:
- the MRPL22 gene encoding large ribosomal subunit protein uL22m isoform X1 encodes the protein MAARWALGAGGAWARGLLGWARPQRWLASGGLFAMSCIHTSTSLQKFGKWEKKNRVVYPPQLPGEPRRPAEIYHCRREIKYSKDKMWYLAKLIKGMSIDQALAQLEFSDKKGAKVIKEVLLEAQEMAVRNHNVEFKSNLHIAESVTGRGRYEKRIRYHGKGMFGIMKIVRCHYFVKLVEGPPPPPEPPRTGFDQAKEYVQQLRSRTLVNTL
- the MRPL22 gene encoding large ribosomal subunit protein uL22m isoform X2, which codes for MSCIHTSTSLQKFGKWEKKNRVVYPPQLPGEPRRPAEIYHCRREIKYSKDKMWYLAKLIKGMSIDQALAQLEFSDKKGAKVIKEVLLEAQEMAVRNHNVEFKSNLHIAESVTGRGRYEKRIRYHGKGMFGIMKIVRCHYFVKLVEGPPPPPEPPRTGFDQAKEYVQQLRSRTLVNTL